A window of the Limanda limanda chromosome 8, fLimLim1.1, whole genome shotgun sequence genome harbors these coding sequences:
- the LOC133008747 gene encoding cytochrome P450 2F2-like, producing MFVSIILLVVCVGFIILQLKSRRPKNFPPGPPALPVLGNLLHLSLENPLKDFDRLRKKYGDVYSLFLGPKPMVILNGQSAIKEALVTKGIDFAGRPDDLFVNDVLQRRGVLLANVGPSWRDHRRFALGTLRNFGMGKNSMADRIHGELQYIVEAMEKNVGKRVNPAILVYNTASNIICQVLFGTRFEYDDKFIKVIVQVFRENAKIANGPWAMMYDSFPLIRNLPLPFVKAFENFQIAVKYLRQFLDEHKKTRVPGDPRDFVDCYLDELDKRVSEDSPFSEEELISNSLDLHFAGTDTTSNTLLTAFLYLMAYPHVQERCQQEIDEVLDGKHLVTYDDRHNMPYIQAMIHEVQRIGNIVPLSIVHSTTKDTELMGYSIPRGTLVIPNLGSALREEGQWKFPDEFNPENFLNDKGEFFKPEAFLPFSAGPRMCLGEGLARMELFLILVTLLRKFKFVWPQDAGEPDLTPVYGVTLSPKPYCMNVQLRATQ from the exons ATGTTCGTTTCTATTATCCTCCTGGTCGTTTGCGTTGGGTTCATCATCCTTCAACTGAAATCCCGGAGGCCCAAGAACTTCCCACCGGGACCCCCTGCCCTGCCCGTCCTGGGGAACCTCTTACATTTGAGCCTGGAGAATCCTCTGAAGGACTTTGATAGG CTGAGGAAGAAGTATGGAGACGTCTACAGCCTCTTCCTGGGCCCCAAACCGATGGTCATCCTCAACGGGCAGAGTGCGATAAAGGAGGCTCTGGTGACCAAGGGGATTGATTTTGCTGGACGACCTGATGACCTGTTTGTGAATGACGTCctccagaggagag GCGTGCTACTGGCGAACGTTGGCCCCAGCTGGAGGGATCACCGTCGCTTCGCTCTGGGGACCTTGAGGAACTTTGGTATGGGGAAGAATTCAATGGCGGACAGGATCCATGGAGAGCTACAATACATTGTGGAGGCAATGGAAAAAAACGTTG GCAAAAGAGTGAATCCTGCAATTCTGGTTTACAACACGGCCTCCAACATCATATGCCAGGTTCTTTTCGGAACTCGCTTTGAGTACGACGACAAGTTCATCAAAGTGATCGTTCAGGTTTTTAGAGAAAACGCCAAGATAGCAAACGGACCCTGGGCGATG aTGTACGACTCTTTTCCACTGATTCGTAACTTGCCGCTGCCGTTCGTCAAGGCCTTTGAAAATTTTCAG ATTGCTGTGAAATATTTGCGTCAATTCCTTGACGAGCACAAGAAAACCAGAGTTCCTGGAGATCCACGGGACTTTGTTGACTGCTATCTGGACGAACTGgacaag AGAGTCAGTGAGGATTCTCCATTTTCAGAGGAAGAACTCATTTCGAACTCCCTTGATCTTCACTTTGCTGGAACTGACACGACCTCCAACACCCTGCTCACTGCTTTCCTCTACCTCATGGCCTACCCACACGTACAAG AGCGTTGCCAGCAGGAGATAGACGAGGTGCTGGATGGGAAGCATTTGGTCACGTATGACGACAGACATAACATGCCATACATACAG GCTATGATCCATGAAGTGCAGAGGATAGGCAACATCGTTCCACTCAGCATCGTCCACTCAACGACCAAAGACACCGAGCTCATGGGATACTCCATTCCCAGG GGTACGTTGGTCATCCCTAACCTGGGCTCAGccctgagagaggagggacaatGGAAATTCCCTGATGAATTCAACCCAGAAAACTTCCTCAACGACAAGGGAGAGTTTTTCAAACCTGAGGCCTTCCTGCCTTTCTCTGCAG GTCCTCGGATGTGTCTGGGAGAGGGTCTGGCTCGTATGGAGCTCTTCCTCATCTTGGTGACACTGCTGAGGAAGTTCAAGTTTGTCTGGCCTCAGGACGCAGGAGAGCCAGACTTGACTCCAGTCTACGGGGTCACCCTGTCTCCCAAACCTTACTGCATGAATGTCCAGCTCAGGGCGACACAATAA